GAACAAAGACTATCCGCTGCATCTGATCCACGATTGGTTTTCCAAGGGCGACCAGGGATCGTTCAATTCGCTTCCGCGCGAGAACGGGCGTGTTTTCCAGATGGGACGGAGGCGCGTCGCGGCATATCGCGCGCAGGACGGAACGCTGACCGTCTGTTCCGCGGTGTGTCCGCACATGGGCTGCACGGTGAGATGGAACGAGGCGGAAAAGACATGGGATTGTCCCTGCCTCGGTTCGAGATTTCGCGCCACAGGCGAAGTGCTGGCCGGGCCTGCGGAAGAATCGCTGGAACCGCTGGCCGCCTCGTCTGTCGAAGCCCCTTCATCCGAATCCCGATAATGCGCGGCGCCACGACCGGAATCTATTTTCCGGTTTCGCGATGCGGCGCCTCCAAATCCTTCGACTCCGGCGAATTTTTTTCCCGCAGAAATATGCTCAACCACACCATCGCGCCTATCGCGAGAAATTCGCTCTGCCAGTTCTGAAACGATTCGAACCAAAATTGCGCGCCCGCGATGTACTCGAAAACGCCCAGCGCCCCCAGCCCATGCCGCGCGCGCTCTTCGTTTTCGAGCTGCGCGCTGCTCAGGCAATGCGCCGCGAAGCTCGCGAAAAACAGCAGCGCAAACGCGAGCGATAGCGAACGGCCGTAAAGCGCCCGCCACAGCCCGCCGCGCCGCACCGGCCAGGGCGATTGCGCAGTCACTGCCCGCTTCGGGCGTGGTTTGTCCGGATCGTTGGACTCCGCCGACCCGCGCTGGAAAAGAAATGAGGTGATATATACGTATACAAACATCTGGAAAAACTCGCTCTCCCAATTTTCAGCCGTCGCCTCCACAAAATGGGCACTCCGCATATATTGCCGCAAAGTGACAGGGGCTTCGGAATTCTCGGAACGGCGCTCATTATACGAACGCCACCCTGATAAAATCTGGCCAAAGCCGAACGTCACAAGAAAAAGCACACCGATGACACAGCCAAGCCCGTGGTGGCGCCAGAGTCGTCTCATGTCGCAAAGTAACGTTTGGTTCTTGTTGCGCAATGCGCCCGGGCCTTTTGTTTGGTTTGTCAAATTATTGCGAATTATCGCTTCCGGTTGTGATGCTCCGAAGACTCGATATCTGTTGGTCCAGATACTTTGCACCCGTTGGCAGGCGAGGCTTTGGGATGCCTGGCGGGCACAGTGTCTGCATGTGCCGTCATGGGAAAGGTTATGGATATTTACGATTATGCGGTGCCAGCGTTGAAAGCGTTTCAAATCATTCCGCACCACAGCGCAAAACTATGCATATATTATGACCGCGATAAAAAATGAAAACGATACCGCCCTCGCGCCGGCGAAAGCAGCGCCATTGTCGACATGCCCAAAACATCGCATTTTCATCGTGGACGACCACCCCGTCACACGCAAAGGCATCATCGCCATGTTGAGCGGCGACCCGTCACTCGAAATATGCGGCGAAGCTGATTCGGCGCCCGCCGCGCTTGCCGCCATGCTAAAGACCGTGC
This genomic stretch from Termitidicoccus mucosus harbors:
- a CDS encoding DUF6766 family protein; the protein is MTNQTKGPGALRNKNQTLLCDMRRLWRHHGLGCVIGVLFLVTFGFGQILSGWRSYNERRSENSEAPVTLRQYMRSAHFVEATAENWESEFFQMFVYVYITSFLFQRGSAESNDPDKPRPKRAVTAQSPWPVRRGGLWRALYGRSLSLAFALLFFASFAAHCLSSAQLENEERARHGLGALGVFEYIAGAQFWFESFQNWQSEFLAIGAMVWLSIFLREKNSPESKDLEAPHRETGK